A genome region from Lucilia cuprina isolate Lc7/37 chromosome 3, ASM2204524v1, whole genome shotgun sequence includes the following:
- the LOC111676741 gene encoding homeobox protein vnd — MTNYNPNCGYYEDYGSGYYATTNPSVMAASTNNIYQQDYYMQQDYEYKHGYDLFDAKVPSSQRSSGFHISDILNLENSELKHTTGGGHHPQDINQQQQQQTTSDANHLNPLNGDSTHLTTAANPNAVLDPNNASSVASAAAVSASAQAQAAAQFIANHNAAAAVAAAGQYLPKNFPNGFNDDMSSYHIAHTMLTHSGRSPWIKENDLYGVQQPASPDSTSPVNSEVSYTYIGSNCQTSPALSGDYKTYSRSADSDALSVGGGDNNNLHHLHSQQNNGHLMKPNTDSNNSAGGNSSNPHDDSLIEDGIEEEIDDENDQDGSNTGTGSDGMPNKKRKRRVLFTKAQTYELERRFRQQRYLSAPEREHLASLIRLTPTQVKIWFQNHRYKTKRAQNEKGVYEQHPALHGHHHHPSALPSPRRVAVPVLVRNGKPCLSDGTKLPQDCVSASMQNAAAHHLVLANGAAYQHAAAAAAAGMHAAHAHQRAWWH, encoded by the exons atgaccaattataatcCAAATTGTGGTTATTATGAGGATTATGGTTCTGGCTACTATGCCACCACAAACCCCTCAGTCATGGCTGCCTCAACCAATAATATTTATCAACAGGATTATTATATGCAACAGGATTATGAATATAAACATGGTTATGA CTTATTTGATGCCAAAGTACCCTCCTCGCAAAGATCTTCCGGTTTTCATATATCGgatatattaaatttagaaaactcTGAACTTAAACACACTACTGGCGGCGGTCATCATCCGCAAGATAttaatcagcaacaacaacaacaaaccacCTCCGATGCCAATCACTTAAACCCCTTAAATGGTGACTCAACTCATCTAACTACAGCCGCCAATCCTAATGCCGTTTTAGATCCAAATAATGCTTCTAGTGTGGCTTCAGCAGCGGCGGTTAGTGCTTCAGCTCAGGCTCAGGCAGCCGCTCAATTTATTGCCAATCATAATGCTGCCGCTGCGGTAGCGGCTGCTGGTCAATATTTACCTAAAAATTTCCCCAATGGTTTCAACGATGACATGTCTTCGTATCATATAGCCCATACAATGCTTACGCATTCGGGGCGTTCGCCTTGGATTAAGGAAAATGATTTATACG GCGTCCAACAACCTGCCAGTCCCGACAGTACCTCACCCGTTAACTCAGAAGTTTCCTACACCTATATCGGTTCAAATTGCCAAACCTCACCCGCTCTATCGGGAGATTACAAAACCTACAGTCGTTCAGCCGATAGTGATGCCCTCTCGGTGGGCGGTGGAGACAACAATAATCTACATCATCTGCATAGTCAACAAAATAATGGTCATTTAATGAAACCCAATACCGATAGCAATAACAGTGCTGGTGGTAATTCCTCTAATCCTCATGATGATAGTTTAATAGAAGATGGTATAGAGGAAGAGATCGATGATGAAAATGATCAGGATGGCAGTAATACGGGCACAGGATCAGATGGTATGCctaataagaaaagaaaacgaCGAGTTTTATTTACCAAGGCCCAAACGTATGAATTGGAGAGACGTTTTAGACAACAACGTTATTTATCGGCTCCCGAAAGAGAGCACTTAGCCAGTTTAATAAGACTAACACCCACCCAAGTGAAAATCTGGTTCCAAAATCATCGTTACAAGACAAAGCGTGCCCAAAATGAAAAGGGCGTTTACGAACAACATCCTGCCTTACATGGTCATCATCATCACCCCTCGGCCTTGCCCTCACCACGACGAGTAGCTGTGCCTGTGTTAGTGCGTAATGGCAAACCCTGTCTCAGTGATGGCACCAAATTACCGCAAGATTGTGTCTCTGCTTCTATGCAAAATGCTGCAGCCCATCATTTAGTGTTGGCCAATGGTGCAGCTTATCAACATGCCGCAGCGGCTGCTGCTGCGGGTATGCATGCTGCTCATGCCCATCAACGAGCCTGGTGGCATTAG